From Anticarsia gemmatalis isolate Benzon Research Colony breed Stoneville strain chromosome 3, ilAntGemm2 primary, whole genome shotgun sequence, one genomic window encodes:
- the ND-51 gene encoding NADH dehydrogenase (ubiquinone) 51 kDa subunit has translation MAGALARIIQGTKSHLGIVGPLANINNAPVRFQQTQAPTKSHYGPLADADRVFTNLYGRHDWRLRGAMARGDWYKTKEILLKGTDWIVNELKTSGLRGRGGAGFPTGMKWSFMNKPSDGRPKYLVVNADEGEPGTCKDREIMRHDPHKLVEGCLIAGRAIGAQAAYIYIRGEFYNEASNLQVAIAEAYQAGLLGKNACGSGYDFDVFVHRGAGAYICGEETALIESIEGKQGKPRLKPPFPADIGLFGCPTTVNNVETIAVAPTICRRGGTWFASFGRPRNSGTKLFNISGHVNTPCTVEEEMSIPLKELIERHAGGVIGGWDNLLAIIPGGSSTPLIPKDVCSTVLMDFDALVAAQTSFGTAAIIVMDKSTDIVKAIARLIMFYKHESCGQCTPCREGVSWMNKIIYRFVEGNASPKEIDLLWEISKQIEGHTICALGDGAAWPVQGLIRHFRPELEARMQAYACQHGASKAERLY, from the exons ATGGCTGGTGCGCTGGCGAGGATAATTCAGGGAACAAAATCACATTTGG GCATTGTTGGCCCTCTGGCGAACATCAACAATGCGCCGGTGAGGTTCCAACAGACCCAGGCTCCTACGAAGAGCCACTATGGGCCTCTGGCCGACGCTGACAGGGTTTTCACGAACCTGTACGGTCGTCATGATTGGAGGTTGCGCGGAGCGATGGCCAGGGGAGACTGGTACAAGACCAAGGAGATCTTGCTCAAGGGCACAGACTGGATTGTCA ATGAGCTCAAGACATCAGGTCTCCGTGGTCGCGGCGGCGCCGGTTTTCCCACCGGAATGAAGTGGTCCTTCATGAACAAGCCTTCAGACGGTCGTCCTAAGTACCTCGTCGTGAATGCCGACGAGGGAGAGCCGGGCACTTGCAAGGACCGTGAGATCATGAGACACGACCCACATAAGCTTGTGGAGGGGTGCCTGATCGCTGGCCGTGCTATTGGCGCTCAGGCTGCGTATATCTACATCAGAGGAGAGTTTTATAATGAAGCTAGCAACTTGCAAGTGGCTATTGCTGAG GCGTACCAAGCGGGTCTTCTCGGCAAGAACGCGTGTGGTTCAGGCTACGACTTCGACGTGTTCGTGCACCGCGGCGCCGGCGCCTACATCTGCGGCGAGGAGACCGCCCTCATCGAGTCTATTGAAGGCAAGCAGGGCAAGCCCAGGCTGAAGCCTCCATTCCCCGCTGATATTGGACTGTTCGGATGCCCAACTACCGTCAACAATGTGGAGACTATTGCGGTTGCTCct ACAATCTGTCGTCGCGGTGGAACATGGTTCGCATCATTCGGGCGTCCTCGTAACTCCGGTACTAAGTTGTTCAACATCTCCGGTCACGTGAACACGCCGTGCACCGTGGAGGAAGAGATGAGCATCCCGCTAAAGGAGCTGATCGAGCGCCACGCGGGCGGCGTCATCGGCGGATGGGATAACTTACTCGCTATTATCCCCGGAGGCTCTTCTACTCCGCTTATTCCTAAGGA CGTGTGCTCCACCGTGCTAATGGACTTCGACGCGCTGGTGGCAGCTCAGACATCGTTCGGTACCGCCGCCATCATCGTGATGGACAAGTCGACGGACATCGTGAAGGCCATCGCGCGCCTCATCATGTTCTACAAGCACGAGTCGTGCGGACAGTGCACGCCGTGCAGGGAGGGCGTGTCGTGGATGAACAAGATTATTTAcag ATTTGTGGAGGGTAATGCGTCGCCTAAAGAAATCGACTTGTTATGGGAGATCTCCAAACAGATTGAAG GTCACACAATCTGCGCGCTGGGTGACGGCGCGGCGTGGCCGGTGCAGGGTCTCATCCGTCACTTCAGACCCGAGCTCGAGGCGCGCATGCAGGCCTACGCGTGCCAGCACGGCGCCAGCAAGGCCGAGAGACTTTACTAG
- the LOC142987222 gene encoding beta-lactamase-like protein 2 homolog, translating to MAAVIPAVTKLSNRIIRILGCNPGHMTLQGTNTYLVGTGKNRILIDAGEKDKPEYQQYLADVVKSEQVNIEHIIVTHWHNDHIGGVEDLYGTITDHAKVWKHKRSPDDDPEVPLGKSIAMQWLTDGQEIKVEGATIKVHHTPGHTTDHVVLFLLEEGILFSGDCILGEGTAVFEDLYTYMKSLAKILTLDPKVIYPGHGNIVNDPLTKIQYYISHRNQREEQILKALKMNADKQLTEMDLVKIIYTETPEHLWPAAAYNVNHHLCKLTKENKVKKLEVDGQDKWQVILANCNL from the exons ATGGCAGCCGTAATTCCAGCAGTGACGAAACTATCAAATCGTATAATAAGAATTCTAGGATGTAATCCGGGGCATATGACATTGCAAGGAACCAACACATATTTGGTTGGTACCGGAAAAAA CCGTATCCTAATAGATGCTGGTGAGAAGGATAAGCCAGAATACCAGCAGTACCTGGCAGATGTAGTGAAATCAGAACAAGTCAATATTGAACATATTATTGTCACTCACTGGCACAATGATCATATAGGCGGAGTTGAAGACTTGTATGGAACTATTACTG ACCATGCAAAAGTATGGAAGCACAAAAGGAGTCCGGATGACGATCCAGAAGTCCCTCTAGGCAAGTCTATAGCAATGCAATGGCTAACAGATGGTCAAGAGATCAAAGTAGAGGGCGCCACTATCAAAGTACATCACACTCCAGGCCATACGACTGACCATgtagtattgtttttattagaaGAAGGTATACTGTTCAGTGGTGACTGTATACTGGGAGAAGGTACAGCGGTCTTTGAAGACTTGTACACTTATATGAAGAGCTTGGCCAAAATATTGACGTTGGATCCTAAAGTTATTTATCCGGGACATGGGAATATTGTAAAT GACCCTCTCACCAAAATTCAATACTACATATCACACAGAAACCAAAgagaagaacaaatactaaaagctttaaaaatgaATGCTGATAAACAACTGACCGAGATGGATCTAGTCAAGATAATTTATACAGAGACACCGGAACATCTGTGGCCAGCGGCTGCTTATAATGTCAACCATCATTTGTGTAAATTGACCAAAGAGAATAAAGTTAAGAAACTTGAAGTAGACGGTCAAGATAAATGGCAAGTTATATTAGCTAACtgcaatttgtaa
- the mRNA-cap gene encoding RNA guanylyltransferase and 5'-phosphatase mRNA capping enzyme: MSHRDPGPIPNRWLRCPRKATGLVADKFLAFKTPLGTQFNDQVPEENRFTPAMLMAYTKSSKIKLGLWVDLTNTSRFYNKNEVEEAGCRYKKMNCRGHGETPSPEQTREFIQLVSRFVSQNPLEAIGVHCTHGFNRTGFLLVSYMVEQLDCGVEAAIIEFARIRPPGIYKQDYLEELCRRYGDIEDTPPAPPLPDWCHEEEDDVDDDAPSNSQNSSSSSSNRQKKGKGRKETTHKKDIFMPEVQGVEPFDTQPRLSEVQKKTQQLCRWNTTGFPGSQPVSMQRSNLFKLHEKPYRVSWKADGVRFMMLIDGEDEVYMLDRDNCVFKVHNLKFVHRDELTRHLTNTLLDGEMVIDELNGEKIPRYLCYDIISLDGNDVSKMAFYPTRLNYIEKEIVNPRHKAMEAGIILKDLEPFRVRLKQFWELPMARQLLGEKFAKQLLHEPDGLIFQPAKEPYMPGQCDDVLKWKPSHMNSVDFRLKIVVDSGPGILPTKVGKLFVGKPEQHFATMKVTKNMKHLDNKIIECTYQNGGWQFMRERTDKSFPNGFKTAESVCQSIKEPVTKEILLDFIDNHRFHDDSDVMPPPKRMRR, encoded by the exons ATGTCTCATCGGGATCCGGGTCCTATACCCAATAGATGGTTGAGGTGTCCACGAAAGGCGACGGGGCTGGTAGCAGATAAGTTTCTGGCTTTCAAGACGCCTTTAGGAACTCAATTTAATGATCAAGTACCCGAAGAAAACCGTTTTACGCCAGCCATGTTAATGGCTTACACAAAAAGCAGCAAA ataaaacttGGTCTATGGGTAGATTTAACGAACACAAGTaggttttataacaaaaatgagGTGGAAGAGGCTGGATGCAGGTATAAGAAGATGAATTGCCGTGGGCATGGAGAAACACCTTCTCCGGAACAGACTAG AGAATTTATCCAACTGGTGAGTAGGTTCGTCAGTCAGAATCCTTTGGAGGCTATTGGTGTACATTGCACTCATGGCTTCAACAGAACTGGATTCCTACTGGTCTCATACATGGTGGAACAGTTGGACTGTGGTGTTGAGGCTGCCATTATTGAGTTTGCTAGAATAAG ACCTCCAGGCATTTACAAGCAGGATTATTTAGAAGAGTTGTGCCGAAGATATGGTGATATTGAGGACACACCGCCAGCACCACCTTTGCCTGACTGGTGCCATG AGGAAGAAGATGATGTTGATGATGATGCACCAAGTAATTCTCAGAACTCATCATCGTCGTCGTCAAA TCGTCAAAAGAAAGGCAAAGGTAGAAAAGAGACGACGCACAAGAAAGACATCTTCATGCCTGAGGTCCAAGGAGTGGAGCCGTTTGACACGCAGCCGCGGCTCAGTGAGGTTCAGAAGAAAACCCAGCAGCTTTGCAGGTGGAATACCACCGGGTTCCCGGGCTCGCAGCCTGTGTCCATGCAGAGGTCTAATTTGTTCAAACTGCATGAGAAACCTTATAGAGTGTCGTGGAAGGCTGATGGAGTTag GTTCATGATGCTGATCGACGGTGAAGACGAAGTATACATGTTGGACAGAGACAACTGCGTGTTTAAAGTCCACAACCTCAAGTTTGTACATCGTGATGAACTCACCAGACATTTAACTAATACTCTCCTTGATGGT GAAATGGTGATAGACGAATTGAATGGTGAAAAGATTCCTCGTTATTTGTGCTACGACATCATAAGCCTGGACGGCAATGACGTCAGCAAGATGGCGTTCTATCCGACACGACTCAACTATATTGAAAAAGAAATTGTTAATCCTAg ACATAAGGCAATGGAGGCGGGTATAATACTAAAAGACTTGGAGCCATTCCGCGTGAGGTTGAAACAGTTCTGGGAGCTACCGATGGCGCGACAGCTGTTGGGAGAGAAGTTCGCCAAACAACTGCTGCACGAGCCCGACGGACTTATATTCCAGCCTGCTAAAGAG CCTTATATGCCCGGTCAATGTGACGATGTTCTGAAATGGAAGCCGAGTCACATGAACAGTGTCGACTTTAGGTTAAAAATCGTCGTAGATAGCGGCCCGGG aatattACCAACGAAAGTGGGCAAATTGTTCGTCGGTAAGCCAGAACAGCACTTCGCGACGATGAAAGTGACTAAGAACATGAAACATCTCGACAACAAAATCATCGAGTGCACGTATCAAAACGGAGGCTGGCAGTTTATGAGGGAGCGTACCGACAAATCCTTCCCCAATGGTTTTAAGACTGCTGAAT CTGTATGCCAGAGTATAAAAGAGCCAGTAACAAAGGAGATCCTACTAGACTTCATAGACAATCACCGTTTCCACGACGACTCGGACGTCATGCCGCCGCCGAAGCGCATGCGCCGATag